Proteins from one Mycobacterium adipatum genomic window:
- a CDS encoding TetR/AcrR family transcriptional regulator encodes MSAMPETESETRRSRGDRQRDAIVKAVRELLGTKPFADLSVSMISERAGVARSGFYFYFDSKYEVLACIVKEALAELDVLTHNFAPRDPGESPAAFAKRMVGSAAAVFATNDPIMAACTAAQATDKQIAAIMNDFEDLVIAKIVGVVEDEVAKGTRPISEDIPALVRMLTATTAMTLSHDAAFVGRGTDPERAIDVLERLWLNALWGTAASWED; translated from the coding sequence ATGAGCGCCATGCCCGAAACGGAATCCGAGACTCGGCGCAGTCGCGGGGACCGCCAACGCGATGCGATCGTCAAGGCGGTGCGTGAGCTGCTGGGCACCAAACCCTTCGCCGACCTGTCGGTCAGCATGATCAGCGAGCGCGCCGGCGTGGCCCGATCGGGCTTCTACTTCTACTTCGACTCCAAGTACGAGGTGCTGGCGTGCATCGTCAAGGAGGCGTTGGCCGAACTCGACGTGCTGACCCACAACTTCGCGCCGCGGGATCCGGGTGAGTCGCCCGCCGCGTTCGCCAAACGGATGGTCGGCAGTGCGGCGGCGGTCTTCGCGACCAATGACCCGATCATGGCGGCCTGCACCGCCGCGCAGGCCACCGACAAGCAGATCGCGGCCATCATGAACGATTTCGAGGATCTGGTGATCGCCAAGATCGTCGGTGTCGTCGAGGACGAGGTGGCCAAGGGCACCCGGCCCATCTCCGAGGACATCCCGGCGTTGGTCCGCATGCTGACCGCGACCACCGCGATGACCCTGTCGCATGACGCGGCGTTCGTCGGCCGCGGTACCGACCCCGAACGGGCGATCGATGTGCTGGAACGACTGTGGCTGAACGCCCTGTGGGGAACCGCGGCGTCCTGGGAGGACTGA
- a CDS encoding cytochrome P450 yields the protein MSKTTISTPAYLLDQAKRRFTPTVNTIPGMGLLEQRLLEHEWKQHTLAEPPPGSDLKAITGDSGLPLLGHIVEMFRSGSDFAVHLYNTRGPVTFADSPILPSIVALGPDATQAIFSNRNKDYSQKGWHPVIGPFFNRGLMMLDFEEHMFHRRIMQEAFTRTRLTGYVEHIDHVATSVVADWPTDDARFLFHPAMKELTLDIASVVFMGHEHAGEDHELVTKVNDAFATTTRSGGAILRFSVPPFKWWQGLRARKVLEDYFVERIKERRNSGGTDMLSVLCHTTDEDGNSFSDEDIVNHMIFLMMAAHDTSTSTTTTIAYHLAANPEWQQRCRDESDRLGDGPLDIEALDKLETLDLVINESLRMVTPLPFNMRQTVRDTDLLGYYVPAGTNVVTWPGMNHRLPELWTEPDKFDPDRFAEPRSEHKKHRYAFAPFGGGAHKCIGMVFGQLEIKTIVHRMLRNYRLELVKPGYTPKWDNGGMPVPMDGMPIILRPIR from the coding sequence ATGTCCAAGACGACCATCAGCACCCCGGCCTACCTTCTCGACCAGGCCAAACGCCGCTTCACGCCCACCGTCAACACCATTCCCGGCATGGGATTGCTCGAGCAGCGCCTGTTGGAGCACGAGTGGAAACAGCACACGCTGGCCGAACCGCCACCGGGCAGCGACCTCAAGGCCATCACCGGCGACTCGGGACTGCCCCTGCTCGGTCACATCGTCGAGATGTTCCGGTCCGGTTCGGACTTCGCCGTGCACCTCTACAACACCCGCGGACCGGTGACCTTCGCCGACTCGCCGATCCTGCCGTCGATCGTCGCACTCGGCCCCGACGCGACCCAGGCCATCTTCTCCAACCGCAACAAGGACTACTCCCAGAAGGGCTGGCATCCGGTCATCGGCCCGTTCTTCAACCGCGGCCTGATGATGCTCGACTTCGAGGAACACATGTTCCACCGCCGCATCATGCAGGAGGCCTTCACCCGCACCCGGCTGACCGGCTACGTCGAGCACATCGACCACGTCGCCACCAGCGTCGTCGCGGACTGGCCGACCGACGACGCGCGGTTCCTGTTCCACCCCGCCATGAAGGAACTGACCCTCGACATCGCCTCGGTGGTGTTCATGGGCCACGAGCATGCCGGCGAGGACCACGAACTGGTCACCAAGGTCAACGACGCCTTCGCCACCACCACCCGCTCCGGCGGCGCGATTCTGCGGTTCAGTGTGCCGCCGTTCAAGTGGTGGCAGGGGCTGCGCGCTCGCAAGGTGCTGGAGGACTACTTCGTCGAGCGCATCAAGGAACGCCGCAATTCGGGCGGCACCGACATGTTGTCGGTGCTGTGCCACACCACCGACGAGGACGGTAACTCGTTCTCCGACGAGGACATCGTCAACCACATGATCTTCCTGATGATGGCCGCGCACGACACCTCGACCTCCACGACGACCACCATCGCCTACCACCTGGCCGCGAACCCGGAGTGGCAGCAACGGTGCCGCGACGAGTCCGACCGCCTGGGCGACGGACCGCTGGACATCGAGGCCCTGGACAAGCTGGAAACCCTGGATCTGGTCATCAACGAGTCGCTCCGGATGGTCACCCCGCTGCCGTTCAACATGCGCCAAACGGTGCGCGATACCGACCTGCTCGGCTATTACGTGCCCGCCGGCACCAATGTGGTGACCTGGCCGGGGATGAACCACCGGCTGCCGGAGCTGTGGACCGAGCCGGACAAGTTCGACCCGGACCGGTTCGCCGAGCCCCGCAGCGAACACAAGAAACACCGCTACGCGTTCGCCCCGTTCGGCGGCGGCGCCCACAAGTGCATCGGCATGGTGTTCGGGCAGCTGGAGATCAAGACGATCGTGCACCGGATGCTGCGCAATTACCGACTGGAACTGGTCAAGCCCGGCTACACCCCGAAATGGGACAACGGCGGCATGCCGGTACCGATGGACGGTATGCCAATCATCTTGCGCCCCATCCGCTGA